A genomic region of Catalinimonas niigatensis contains the following coding sequences:
- a CDS encoding winged helix-turn-helix domain-containing protein codes for MADFKELNPLLHSQLRLAVISLLIGVEEAEFTYIKEKTGATAGNLSVQINKLKEAEYLEVVKSFKDNYPQTKCSITRKGVSAFEEYVNALQSYIDQKSKNV; via the coding sequence ATGGCAGATTTTAAAGAATTAAATCCGCTTTTGCATTCACAGCTAAGGCTGGCAGTGATCTCGCTGCTGATCGGTGTGGAAGAGGCTGAGTTTACCTATATCAAAGAAAAGACGGGAGCTACCGCAGGCAATCTAAGCGTGCAAATCAACAAACTGAAAGAGGCAGAATACTTAGAAGTAGTCAAATCTTTTAAAGATAATTATCCTCAAACCAAGTGTAGCATTACCCGGAAAGGGGTGAGTGCATTTGAAGAATATGTAAATGCTTTACAAAGCTATATTGATCAAAAATCTAAAAATGTCTGA
- a CDS encoding DUF2306 domain-containing protein, which produces MELIRDISLFMHVVAGFMALVVGIPAFASRKGGRIHRLSGKIYVIAMLVVAFSSFLLALIRFNPFLFMVGVFTLYMTVTGYRGLYRKQKNQSKKLEWVLIIFLFLMAGYMLIKTFSLLDKSYQGFMPIVIVFTVILSVFIVKDILIYLGKVEMNANKWLLYHIGRVSGAYIATFTAFLVTNLQTRPAYIAWLLPTLIGTFVIAYFQRKYKVKRKRVSFASEEL; this is translated from the coding sequence ATGGAGCTTATTCGGGATATCAGTTTATTTATGCATGTTGTGGCAGGATTTATGGCTTTGGTAGTGGGTATACCTGCATTTGCCTCTCGCAAAGGAGGTAGAATACATCGCCTTTCTGGCAAAATCTATGTCATAGCCATGTTGGTAGTAGCTTTCTCATCTTTCCTCCTGGCCCTGATCCGCTTCAACCCTTTTCTCTTTATGGTGGGCGTTTTTACCCTCTATATGACAGTGACAGGCTACCGTGGACTTTACAGAAAGCAGAAAAATCAATCAAAAAAACTGGAGTGGGTGTTGATTATTTTTTTATTCCTGATGGCTGGATACATGCTGATCAAAACATTCTCTTTGCTCGATAAAAGCTATCAGGGTTTTATGCCCATTGTAATTGTTTTCACAGTGATCCTGTCAGTATTTATCGTTAAAGATATTCTGATTTACTTGGGCAAGGTAGAAATGAATGCCAACAAATGGCTCCTTTACCACATAGGACGTGTCTCAGGAGCCTATATAGCTACCTTTACTGCCTTTCTGGTAACCAATCTTCAGACCAGGCCAGCGTATATCGCCTGGTTATTACCAACCCTGATAGGAACTTTTGTGATTGCCTATTTTCAGCGGAAGTACAAAGTAAAGCGTAAGCGAGTATCTTTTGCGTCAGAAGAATTGTGA
- a CDS encoding 3-deoxy-D-manno-octulosonic acid transferase, protein MLIYRIVIILIRIALWISYPFSASNRRFLKGRKGVFRKLKKFSETRNPRQPVYWFHCASLGEFEQGRPLMEAMKAENPKLQIVLTFFSPSGYEVRKNYVVADLVCYLPLDGKRNAERFLEYVRPKAAFFVKYEFWYGYLSVLKQKNIPSVSVSTLLRNNAAPFRWYGGFYRNMLRKVTYFFPQDQNTVNLLKEIGIEQVKLAGDTRFDRVADICKHTARNELVAAFKDESQAMIIGSSWPADMEVLLPFMKEMVEEIKLIIAPHNIEEEELERIENELPYKTVRYSKAKKGTISNYRVLIIDNVGMLTSLYRYGEYAYVGGAFGKSLHNILEPATFGMPIFFGDKSYRHVNEANALLKRGVAFTVGDNKELRDKFKRFLNNKEERLKVAEECRSYVQENTGATKLITAYIAQKK, encoded by the coding sequence TTGTTGATATATAGAATTGTAATTATCCTGATCAGGATAGCACTCTGGATAAGTTATCCTTTTTCAGCGAGTAACAGAAGGTTTTTAAAAGGTAGAAAGGGCGTTTTCCGTAAGCTCAAAAAATTCAGCGAAACCCGGAATCCCCGGCAGCCGGTGTACTGGTTTCACTGTGCCTCTTTGGGTGAGTTTGAGCAGGGACGTCCATTGATGGAAGCTATGAAAGCTGAAAATCCAAAGTTGCAGATTGTGCTCACCTTCTTTTCGCCCTCAGGATATGAAGTGCGTAAAAATTATGTTGTGGCGGATCTGGTATGTTATCTTCCCCTGGATGGAAAGCGTAATGCCGAACGTTTTTTGGAATATGTAAGGCCAAAAGCGGCTTTTTTTGTCAAGTATGAATTTTGGTATGGCTATCTTTCTGTGCTTAAGCAAAAAAATATTCCTTCAGTTTCTGTTTCTACCCTGCTGCGCAACAATGCCGCCCCATTCCGATGGTACGGAGGTTTCTACAGGAATATGCTCCGCAAGGTAACGTACTTCTTTCCTCAGGATCAGAATACAGTAAACCTGCTGAAAGAAATTGGGATAGAACAAGTAAAGCTGGCAGGCGATACACGATTTGACCGAGTGGCTGATATTTGTAAACATACCGCAAGAAATGAGTTGGTGGCGGCTTTTAAAGACGAAAGTCAGGCAATGATTATCGGAAGTAGCTGGCCTGCAGATATGGAAGTGCTCCTTCCTTTTATGAAAGAGATGGTTGAGGAAATTAAGCTGATCATCGCACCGCACAACATTGAAGAAGAGGAACTGGAACGGATTGAAAATGAGTTGCCATACAAAACAGTTCGCTACTCTAAAGCAAAAAAAGGAACCATTAGCAACTATAGGGTACTCATTATCGATAATGTGGGCATGCTTACTTCTCTATACCGCTATGGTGAATATGCATACGTAGGAGGTGCTTTTGGAAAAAGTCTGCATAATATCCTGGAACCCGCTACCTTTGGAATGCCTATCTTTTTTGGCGATAAGAGCTATCGGCATGTCAATGAAGCCAACGCATTGCTCAAAAGAGGGGTTGCCTTTACAGTAGGTGACAATAAGGAACTAAGAGATAAGTTTAAACGCTTTCTCAATAATAAAGAGGAGAGACTAAAAGTAGCTGAGGAGTGTAGAAGTTATGTACAGGAAAATACAGGCGCTACTAAACTGATTACGGCATATATCGCACAAAAAAAATAA
- a CDS encoding DUF2306 domain-containing protein — protein MHTLYHDWIGFIHLQAALIALTSGTLVLWMRKGTRKHTQVGYLYTASMLIVFITSFLIYRLWGSFGIFHIAAIIGFLTLMGGMVPVILKKPIGKWIGLHYSFMYWSVIGLYAAFVSETLTRIPDTPFYGMLGISTFGVMIAATIGFNRYQKVWKSKFMPDKKELTSH, from the coding sequence ATGCATACTTTATATCACGATTGGATAGGGTTTATTCACTTGCAGGCTGCTCTGATCGCGCTGACCAGCGGTACACTGGTGCTTTGGATGCGCAAAGGTACAAGAAAGCATACACAAGTGGGGTATCTTTATACCGCCAGCATGCTGATAGTTTTCATCACTTCATTCCTTATTTACCGGCTTTGGGGAAGCTTTGGAATTTTTCATATTGCTGCTATCATAGGATTTCTGACCTTAATGGGGGGCATGGTACCCGTAATCCTTAAAAAACCCATTGGAAAATGGATAGGTCTGCACTATTCATTCATGTACTGGTCGGTGATTGGATTATATGCAGCATTTGTCTCTGAAACCCTCACCCGCATACCCGATACTCCTTTTTATGGTATGCTGGGTATTTCTACTTTCGGCGTAATGATAGCAGCCACTATAGGGTTCAATCGCTATCAAAAAGTATGGAAAAGCAAATTTATGCCCGATAAAAAGGAATTAACATCACACTAA
- a CDS encoding UDP-glucose--hexose-1-phosphate uridylyltransferase, translated as MDFDLHEHPHRRYNPLTGEYILVSPHRMKRPWQGQVEKSEEEIRPQHDPDCYLCPGNSRVGGEQNPQYKNTFVFTNDFAALKEDVPSGSLEKGDLLRAKSEKGICKVICFSPRHDLTLPQMEVSEIVKVIELWQKEYQELGSHPEINYVQIFENKGQMMGCSNPHPHGQIWAQSTVPMEPVLECKHQGDYLQKYGRSLLEDYVKQELEEKERIVLENEHFVTLVPFWAVWPFETMIISKRHIANILQFTKEEKQAYAQMLKQLTILYDNLFETSFPYSAGIHQSPTDGLEYKEWHFHHHFYPPLLRSATVKKFMVGYEMLGDPQRDITAESSAERLRNLPRVHYKESKP; from the coding sequence ATGGACTTTGACCTTCACGAACACCCGCACCGACGCTATAATCCACTGACAGGTGAATATATATTAGTATCGCCCCACCGTATGAAGCGCCCCTGGCAGGGACAGGTAGAAAAGTCAGAAGAGGAAATACGTCCGCAACATGACCCTGACTGTTACCTCTGTCCGGGCAATAGCCGGGTAGGAGGAGAGCAAAATCCGCAATACAAAAATACTTTTGTATTTACCAATGACTTTGCTGCGCTCAAAGAAGATGTACCCAGCGGTAGCCTGGAAAAAGGTGATTTGCTACGAGCCAAGAGCGAGAAAGGCATCTGTAAAGTGATCTGCTTTTCCCCACGCCACGACCTCACTTTGCCCCAGATGGAAGTTTCTGAAATTGTAAAAGTCATAGAATTGTGGCAGAAAGAGTATCAGGAACTGGGAAGCCATCCGGAAATCAACTATGTGCAGATTTTTGAAAACAAAGGGCAGATGATGGGCTGTAGCAATCCCCACCCCCATGGACAGATCTGGGCGCAAAGTACGGTACCTATGGAACCGGTATTGGAATGCAAACATCAGGGAGACTATCTGCAAAAATACGGTCGTAGCCTGCTGGAAGATTATGTGAAACAGGAACTTGAAGAGAAGGAACGCATTGTACTGGAAAATGAGCATTTCGTCACGCTAGTCCCTTTCTGGGCAGTGTGGCCATTTGAAACAATGATCATCAGCAAGCGCCATATTGCAAATATCCTGCAGTTTACTAAGGAAGAAAAACAGGCTTATGCGCAAATGCTGAAGCAGCTTACCATTTTATACGATAATCTTTTTGAAACCTCTTTTCCTTATTCAGCAGGCATTCACCAGTCACCAACCGATGGGTTGGAATACAAAGAATGGCATTTTCACCATCATTTTTATCCGCCATTGCTGCGTTCAGCTACAGTCAAGAAGTTTATGGTAGGTTACGAAATGCTGGGCGACCCACAGCGCGACATTACTGCCGAGTCCAGCGCCGAAAGGTTGAGGAATTTGCCACGGGTGCATTATAAGGAGAGTAAACCTTAA
- a CDS encoding BlaI/MecI/CopY family transcriptional regulator, translated as MGKKKNVKPSENELAILQILWEKGPSTVREINELLSEEKPTGYTTTLKFMQIMHDKGLLSRTTEGAKGRSHIYKAEVLESQVSNHLLDQFVNRVFRGSTSQLVMRALGRKNPSPEEIEEIKKFLDDIEKTDEP; from the coding sequence ATGGGTAAGAAAAAAAATGTTAAACCTTCAGAAAACGAGCTGGCTATCCTACAGATTCTTTGGGAAAAGGGTCCCAGCACCGTACGGGAGATCAACGAATTGCTGAGTGAAGAAAAACCGACAGGCTACACCACCACCCTCAAGTTTATGCAGATTATGCACGACAAGGGATTACTAAGTCGTACGACGGAGGGTGCCAAAGGCCGCTCCCATATTTACAAAGCCGAGGTGCTGGAGTCGCAGGTGAGCAATCATCTGCTGGATCAGTTTGTGAACCGGGTTTTTAGAGGCTCTACCAGCCAGTTGGTGATGCGGGCACTGGGTAGAAAGAATCCCTCTCCCGAAGAGATAGAGGAAATCAAAAAGTTTTTGGATGACATAGAAAAAACTGATGAGCCATGA
- a CDS encoding peroxiredoxin, with protein MSLVGKKAPLINAPAVINGEEIVENFSLDQYIDNKFVVFFFYPKDFTFVCPTEILAFQEKLGEFEKRNVAVVGCSCDTEETHLAWMMTPQEQGGIEGVTYPVIADAAKVVARKFGVLAGEYDYDDEGELIFEGLPVAYRGTFLIDKEGKVRHETINDLPLGRNIDETLRLVDALQYVEKHGEVCPANWEEGKEAMKATREGVSEYLSKK; from the coding sequence ATGTCATTAGTAGGAAAAAAAGCGCCTTTGATCAATGCTCCGGCGGTAATCAATGGAGAGGAAATCGTTGAAAACTTTTCACTTGATCAGTATATCGACAATAAATTTGTCGTTTTCTTCTTCTATCCTAAGGACTTTACCTTTGTTTGCCCTACAGAAATCCTGGCTTTCCAGGAGAAATTGGGAGAGTTTGAAAAACGTAATGTAGCAGTAGTAGGCTGCTCTTGCGACACGGAAGAAACGCACCTGGCCTGGATGATGACTCCCCAGGAGCAAGGCGGTATTGAAGGAGTAACTTATCCTGTAATAGCAGATGCAGCCAAAGTAGTAGCCAGAAAATTTGGTGTACTTGCCGGTGAGTACGACTATGATGATGAAGGTGAGCTGATCTTTGAAGGTTTGCCAGTAGCTTATCGTGGTACATTCCTGATTGACAAAGAAGGTAAAGTAAGACACGAAACCATCAATGACCTTCCTCTGGGAAGAAACATTGACGAGACGCTCCGCCTGGTAGATGCGCTGCAGTATGTAGAAAAGCATGGCGAAGTTTGCCCCGCCAACTGGGAAGAAGGTAAAGAAGCGATGAAAGCTACCAGAGAAGGTGTTTCAGAATATCTTTCTAAAAAATAA
- a CDS encoding RNA polymerase sigma factor, which produces MEAISITSLADRRNLEIERTVLKERGRLLNFIRQRVPDRDDAEDILQDVFFQFTQAYRTIESIERVTGWLFRVTRNKIADLYRKKKPEPFSQIRPRDAEDEEALGLEELLPDMNIDPEDTMMRNVIWEALEAALGEMPTAQRDVFVMHEFEDISFREMSEMTGESINTLLSRKRYAIQFLRKKLQDIYNDL; this is translated from the coding sequence ATGGAAGCGATATCAATTACATCATTAGCCGATAGGCGAAATCTTGAGATAGAACGCACTGTACTCAAAGAGCGCGGGCGTCTGCTCAACTTTATTCGCCAAAGGGTACCTGACCGTGACGATGCGGAAGATATCTTACAGGATGTCTTCTTTCAGTTTACTCAGGCCTACCGTACGATAGAATCTATAGAAAGAGTAACAGGCTGGCTATTTCGGGTGACCCGGAATAAAATAGCCGACCTCTATCGTAAAAAGAAACCTGAACCTTTCAGCCAGATACGCCCCCGCGATGCGGAAGATGAAGAAGCACTGGGCCTGGAAGAACTGCTGCCGGATATGAACATAGATCCGGAAGATACCATGATGCGTAACGTCATCTGGGAAGCCTTGGAGGCTGCTTTGGGAGAGATGCCCACCGCACAACGCGATGTTTTTGTCATGCATGAATTTGAAGACATCAGCTTTCGCGAGATGTCAGAAATGACAGGCGAATCCATCAATACCCTGCTCTCGCGTAAGCGCTATGCCATACAGTTTTTGAGAAAAAAATTACAAGACATTTATAACGACCTGTAG
- the rsgA gene encoding ribosome small subunit-dependent GTPase A, translating to MEGKVIKSTGSWYNVLAEDGQVYPCRLRGKFKIQGMKVTNPVAVGDQVKMELEEGEDGTAVITDIKQRENYIIRKSTHKKHHGHILATNIDQAVLVATLVLPRTSLGFMDRFLVSADSFRIPALILFNKKDLLEEEQQQQQQELMEMYESIGYPCMQISAFDAQDVARVKDALLLKTSLFSGHSGVGKSTLLNRIDPSLEQKTAQVSTFANKGVHTTTYAEMFSLDKDTFVIDTPGIKELGLMDINDGEISHFFPEMRELLGECKFHDCTHTHEPGCVVVEAVETGKIATSRYYSYLSMLENEDTHR from the coding sequence ATGGAGGGAAAGGTAATTAAATCAACCGGATCATGGTATAATGTGCTGGCCGAAGACGGACAGGTCTACCCTTGTCGTTTGAGGGGCAAGTTCAAAATCCAGGGAATGAAAGTGACCAATCCCGTGGCAGTGGGTGATCAGGTAAAGATGGAGTTGGAAGAGGGAGAAGATGGCACGGCAGTCATCACCGATATCAAGCAGAGAGAAAATTATATCATCCGCAAATCTACCCACAAAAAACACCACGGACATATACTGGCTACCAACATTGACCAGGCAGTACTGGTGGCTACCTTGGTATTGCCGCGCACCTCACTGGGCTTTATGGATCGATTTCTGGTCTCTGCCGATTCCTTCCGTATACCAGCATTGATTCTTTTTAACAAAAAAGACCTGCTGGAAGAAGAGCAGCAACAACAACAACAGGAACTAATGGAAATGTACGAATCCATAGGTTATCCTTGTATGCAAATCTCAGCCTTTGATGCGCAGGACGTAGCCCGTGTAAAAGATGCCTTGCTACTCAAAACCAGTCTCTTTTCTGGGCATTCGGGCGTAGGTAAATCCACGTTGCTCAACCGGATAGATCCTTCGCTGGAGCAAAAAACGGCACAGGTCTCCACCTTTGCCAACAAAGGCGTGCATACTACTACTTATGCTGAGATGTTTAGCCTGGATAAAGATACTTTTGTGATTGATACCCCTGGTATCAAAGAGCTAGGGCTGATGGATATCAATGACGGAGAAATCAGCCATTTTTTTCCCGAAATGCGCGAGCTTCTGGGGGAATGCAAATTCCATGATTGTACCCATACTCATGAACCAGGCTGTGTTGTAGTGGAGGCTGTAGAAACAGGAAAAATCGCCACCAGCCGCTATTATAGCTACCTCAGCATGCTTGAAAATGAAGATACACATCGTTAG
- a CDS encoding carboxypeptidase-like regulatory domain-containing protein — translation MASLRTTLSTIGLSARGRGKGRSGFAERIRRIVAPQQKKKGVQPLPFLLSFFLIGFLLFAFTQRDQNVDAFVSDDSLSASLDSLRIPDYVDYRYRLFDEKSLPEMLDYSSMNDENYIIGKAASEDEPVDVREYFNTSAIFLLDGKIVRDPEQIYISDIRRYEVYHEPLPRALQKLSERPYSSVVRAFSQMPEEIRESSHIRVGGQVFTSKNDMHIPLADVMVEVQSSGQKTTTNAQGRFSFPLVRKNDTVLFYVPSYSKPIPVPVYGREHLGLYTHIPNSIKRDEKLMERLKDRVKPVEIRKSMGMLQKSSATFDSSIYDVMKDIILIDPKTNTAKIKSDVPASQNDLSTYYGIDDPEVLFTLDGVVTNPCTIDRKRVDGASFETQNVPDGYLIEIRAISEEAAEAARKESQKTIISGIVTDQKTGRPLPGTNILVEGTTHGTIADLSGRYQIEIPQGSGELVFAYPGYETRKETVSYKKILEIAMLPEPEQEELIGVKTVAGRVVDGETNKPLAGVEVFSKEKGERIEGISAFTNQNGEYQFAVPADFKVLVHSKEGYPDYVLPIHYLIGDKAKTWDIIMKKQSQVTEEEKIQNPPPLIQGQVIDAKTGQGIPGAQVLISDTTIGTVTNEGGRYLLKLTDDAQSLSFNAMGYQKKKIAIGRSAELNTHLFLLDTPQIPDDQDNILFIIDDVVRDDIKSFKELDEKYPIDSPYNISIRGGAIDPSMVPSINPAQLKQYKRLVTINTSKTYVKPDNIARGKVIDDKTKKPLAGVEVSSLNDDQLKTYTDENGEYALSLNAKTKYLQHRLDGYMPFVIESKVAATFKNPVLMPLSKVEGDAEFESTFKVFPNPGNEEIKVSFVLPEAGSVEFELLDKEGNFLTSFEYHFFSSGTQEITIPVSKFPPDTYLLRIKLNGESVVRRIILK, via the coding sequence GTGGCTTCTTTAAGAACTACTTTATCTACCATAGGGCTTTCTGCCCGTGGCCGAGGCAAGGGGCGTTCCGGCTTTGCCGAAAGAATCAGAAGAATTGTAGCGCCTCAGCAGAAAAAGAAAGGTGTACAACCCCTACCCTTCCTGCTCAGCTTCTTCCTCATTGGTTTTTTATTATTCGCTTTTACACAAAGAGATCAGAATGTTGATGCTTTTGTAAGCGATGATTCGCTTTCAGCCAGCCTGGATTCCCTCCGCATACCTGACTATGTAGACTATCGCTATCGTCTCTTTGATGAAAAGAGCCTGCCGGAAATGCTGGATTATTCTTCCATGAATGACGAAAACTATATCATCGGCAAAGCAGCCAGCGAAGATGAGCCGGTTGATGTACGTGAATATTTCAATACTTCAGCAATTTTCCTTTTGGACGGAAAGATCGTGCGTGATCCTGAGCAAATCTATATTTCGGATATACGCCGATATGAGGTATACCATGAGCCTCTGCCGAGAGCTTTGCAGAAGCTGAGCGAACGCCCCTACAGTTCTGTAGTAAGGGCATTTAGTCAGATGCCAGAAGAGATCCGTGAAAGCAGCCATATCAGAGTCGGTGGACAGGTATTTACCTCAAAAAATGATATGCATATTCCGCTGGCAGACGTTATGGTAGAAGTACAAAGTAGCGGACAAAAAACTACTACCAATGCCCAGGGTAGGTTTAGTTTTCCTTTGGTTAGAAAAAATGATACGGTATTGTTCTATGTTCCTTCCTACAGTAAGCCCATTCCAGTACCTGTGTATGGAAGGGAACATCTCGGCTTATATACCCACATACCCAATTCTATAAAAAGAGACGAAAAGCTTATGGAAAGGTTGAAAGACAGGGTAAAGCCTGTGGAAATTAGGAAGAGTATGGGAATGCTTCAAAAAAGTTCAGCCACTTTTGACTCTTCTATTTATGATGTGATGAAAGACATCATCTTGATTGATCCAAAAACCAATACTGCAAAGATAAAATCTGATGTGCCTGCTTCTCAAAATGATCTAAGCACCTACTATGGTATTGATGATCCGGAGGTACTTTTCACATTAGACGGGGTAGTTACTAACCCTTGTACTATAGATAGAAAACGCGTAGACGGAGCAAGTTTTGAAACCCAAAATGTACCTGATGGATACTTGATAGAAATCAGAGCCATCTCCGAAGAGGCGGCTGAGGCAGCGAGAAAGGAAAGTCAAAAAACCATTATCAGCGGAATCGTTACAGATCAAAAGACAGGTAGGCCTCTTCCCGGAACCAATATTTTAGTAGAAGGAACGACTCACGGAACAATTGCTGACCTATCAGGAAGATATCAGATTGAGATACCTCAGGGAAGTGGTGAACTGGTTTTTGCCTATCCCGGCTACGAAACGCGTAAGGAAACAGTAAGTTATAAAAAAATTTTAGAAATAGCGATGCTACCGGAGCCTGAACAAGAAGAGTTAATAGGGGTAAAAACTGTGGCAGGGCGCGTGGTAGATGGAGAGACCAATAAGCCCTTAGCTGGAGTAGAAGTATTCTCCAAGGAAAAAGGAGAAAGAATAGAAGGTATTAGTGCATTTACTAATCAGAATGGTGAATATCAATTTGCCGTACCCGCTGATTTTAAAGTTTTGGTTCACTCAAAAGAAGGGTATCCGGATTATGTATTACCTATACACTACTTGATAGGAGATAAAGCCAAAACCTGGGATATAATCATGAAAAAGCAGTCTCAGGTCACTGAGGAGGAGAAAATACAAAATCCTCCTCCTCTCATCCAAGGTCAAGTAATAGACGCTAAAACAGGTCAGGGAATTCCTGGTGCGCAGGTGCTGATCAGCGATACTACTATAGGTACGGTGACAAATGAGGGAGGAAGATACCTGCTTAAACTTACTGATGATGCTCAAAGTCTGTCTTTCAACGCTATGGGCTACCAAAAGAAAAAAATTGCAATTGGAAGAAGCGCGGAGCTAAATACACATCTTTTTTTATTAGATACTCCTCAAATTCCAGATGATCAAGACAATATTCTTTTCATCATTGATGATGTGGTAAGAGATGATATTAAATCTTTCAAAGAACTAGATGAAAAATATCCTATTGATAGCCCATATAACATTTCTATAAGGGGCGGTGCGATTGATCCATCTATGGTTCCTTCTATAAATCCGGCCCAATTGAAGCAATATAAAAGGCTTGTAACTATTAATACTTCTAAAACTTATGTAAAGCCTGATAATATAGCCAGAGGTAAAGTTATTGACGACAAAACCAAGAAGCCTTTAGCTGGAGTAGAGGTAAGTTCATTGAATGATGATCAGCTTAAAACTTATACTGACGAAAATGGCGAGTATGCACTGTCTTTAAACGCAAAAACCAAATACTTACAACATCGCCTGGATGGGTATATGCCATTCGTTATAGAAAGTAAAGTGGCGGCTACATTTAAAAACCCTGTACTGATGCCTTTGAGTAAAGTTGAGGGTGATGCTGAATTTGAAAGTACATTCAAAGTCTTCCCTAATCCCGGGAATGAGGAAATCAAAGTGAGTTTTGTTTTGCCGGAAGCGGGTTCTGTTGAGTTTGAGTTGTTGGATAAGGAAGGGAACTTTCTGACTTCATTTGAATATCATTTTTTTTCCTCTGGAACACAGGAAATCACCATTCCTGTTTCAAAATTTCCACCGGATACTTACCTTCTAAGAATTAAACTAAATGGTGAGTCGGTCGTGAGAAGGATAATTTTGAAGTAA
- a CDS encoding M56 family metallopeptidase, with product MNFLIYHPQLQRIFEALGLTILHSLWQGLMLMVLLWAMLRLVRYEKARLRFILAFGTLMLMLLAFTTTFHYEWDSLKPIATVSQSLSAESITLTEFKVSSAPSFWEQIKSETYRLFYPLAENAHILAVAWFIGSLLFSLRLSLGLWQIQQLKQKRQALPAYWLSKAAELQKLLSIRQRVEICINNRLDSPLTLGWLKPMILFPASMLTAMSAEQLESILVHELAHIRRHDYLWNLLQSIAEVILFYHPAYWYIASVLEQEREHACDMITLKITGRPQVYA from the coding sequence ATGAATTTTTTAATCTATCACCCCCAGCTTCAGAGGATCTTTGAAGCCCTCGGTCTGACGATCCTGCACTCCCTCTGGCAGGGACTTATGCTCATGGTTTTGTTGTGGGCGATGCTTCGCCTTGTCCGCTACGAAAAAGCCCGACTGCGTTTTATCCTTGCCTTTGGCACCTTGATGCTGATGCTGCTGGCTTTCACCACTACATTTCATTATGAATGGGATAGCCTAAAGCCTATAGCGACTGTATCTCAAAGTCTTAGCGCAGAAAGCATCACACTGACTGAATTCAAAGTCAGCAGTGCGCCCAGCTTTTGGGAACAAATAAAAAGTGAAACTTATCGCCTCTTTTATCCATTGGCAGAAAACGCGCACATACTGGCCGTTGCATGGTTTATTGGCAGCTTGTTGTTCAGCTTGCGGCTAAGCCTGGGACTGTGGCAGATTCAACAATTGAAACAAAAGCGACAGGCTTTACCGGCATATTGGCTTTCCAAAGCTGCTGAACTGCAAAAACTTCTAAGTATCCGCCAGCGTGTAGAAATCTGCATCAACAACAGGCTAGATAGTCCGCTTACTTTGGGCTGGCTCAAGCCCATGATCTTGTTTCCGGCCAGCATGCTTACAGCCATGTCCGCAGAACAGCTAGAAAGCATATTGGTGCATGAGTTGGCACACATCCGCAGGCATGATTATTTGTGGAACTTGTTGCAATCTATAGCTGAGGTAATCCTTTTTTATCATCCGGCCTATTGGTACATCGCTTCCGTGCTGGAGCAGGAAAGAGAACACGCCTGCGACATGATTACGCTTAAAATTACCGGACGACCTCAGGTATATGCGTAG